The Lytechinus variegatus isolate NC3 chromosome 11, Lvar_3.0, whole genome shotgun sequence genome contains the following window.
GAGGAAAAACGATCCGTTATTGTGGTGCTCGTCTGTGTAGTAGCCCATCAATTTACAACCGTTTTCGCCGCACGACCGGCATCGTCCGGCTACGAAATCTTCCTCGCTGTTGCAGGGTATGGCGGCGAATCGGCACTGAGGTAGCCGGACGGACTCGATGAAGTAAAGGTGCGATCGGGCATGACTACACCCTACCATCCACCATCTACAGCCGGGCTGTGCGTAGCCTCCGTTGGGATAAAAATCGCTGTGACCAACCTATTGAATTTAGAAAGAAAACGACAGTGTTATCAGGGTGATCCCGAAAATTAATCAGAATAACTGTCTATCAAATACGTTAGAATTGTAGTTTAATGTTTAATCCACCCCATGTTTCTAACAGTCCTGACAATCATCTTTTGCAACTCTTTTCCCCTGTTGTTGATATTGTCCAGACATCCCCTTGAGCAAAGTACAATCAAGATTGCCTGATTGCAGAAATATGTATAACAAACTATGCATTGTGTTTTTGCTCACATTTCTTTTCTATGGAGGAAGCTCTATAGGTTTATCCATTGTTTAACCGTAATATTTAGAATGATGTTCCAACCGTTGACTCGTCAAAACTTGCCAATATTACAATTGGAATATTGTTGTTATAATTTAATTTCCTATAAGTTTCTGAGACACGCTATTTTTCAGGAAATATCAAAGGTCTTACTCTTTGAGAAATACCAACGCCACCTTCGCTCAGTTTGCCCGAGTCTGTATGGATGGCATCGACGTAGAGGGCGTCTGTTTCGTCCAATCTGCAGTCTTCGTGGGTGCCTTCAAAGCTGGGACCCGCGGCATCAAGAGCTTGGGTGGAAATCAACAAATGAAGTTGGTTAGAATAAGTAATTGGTACTTGGTTTCTCTATACAACGTTTAGATTTTAAACGTTATACTAAATATAATATCTTTTACAGGACGAATTACCAATTACAACGGGTCGTGTGGTcaagtggttagagcattggactcataaccGCAAGATTATGAGTTCGAATCCCatactctgccattgtctccactattacgtcagccactatgactgattaatctagacgtaaaatgtttccaaggtaattggttatataccagctgtcgagttcctacgggagttaccacaaacagaaacagaaacaatgGTTCTTCCTTAAAGTATCCTAATCTGCGTACGACTGTTCATTATTGCCAAGAATGGAGAACAGGAAAAGGTGATGAGGGTGACAAATGTATTATCTCTATGAGCTCTTCAAAGTTGTCCACACGTTTTGAAGCATGTGATTATTTCAGCATTAgtaagagcaaaaaaaatataataataataaaaaaaaagtttatatccTTGGCTGACATTATCTAATTAGGTGCTATCTCGTAAGTGTAATATACAACCTGGCAACTTTACAGTAACACATCTGGGGTCCGTTTAATAATAGAAAGTTACAGCTACTTTAACTCTGCCATCATCGCacctaccatggtaaccttgattgtgattggatGTTAAGTCATGTTACCATAGTAGTAATTGCCGTAATGATAAAGTTTTAGTAGATGTacctttttatgaaacaggctccAGAAAAAAATGCGTATAGTTTACTTTAATAAGCTTTATACCTGAGATTCTGCCAAGCCCGGGCTGCATCTGACCTGCAAACCCAGCGGCATGGGCTCCGAGACTATGTCCGATAAGGTGGAACTGGTCGTAGGGTAGGTTCGTGTACTCGTGCAGAAGTTGGATGAACTTGCCCACTTCCCTGCCCACCACGCGCATGTTCTGGACAGCTTTCAGGTAGTTAAGAGACTCGGCACCATCAGACCAGTCTACCATCACAACGGCCAAGTCTTCCTATCGACACGGATATGAGAAAAAGACATTGATTGCAActtacagtgtttttttttaattttatagaTTAACACTGTACTTTGGATTGCTTAGATGAAGACCCAACCTTTCACTGACCGACGTTGACcgcgatggggggggggggggacgttcCCCTTCGATTTTTCCAACTTTGTACTGGAGCCTATTGAGTGATGGTCGTCTCGTCCCCTATAGATGGACTAGAAAATATCTTACGAAATCACGGCCTATGCTTTCATGATatatctataataataataataataataataataatagacagttcttgtatagcgcataatacattaataaataacgtctctatgcgcttccaaaggacttggatattattaccctggctttagcctcgcagccttttacagcgcgatggcatttcaaggaataaattcctgccaggtacccatttacctcacctgggttgagtgcagcacaatgtggataaatttcttgctaaaggaaactacgccatggctgggatttgaacccacgactctctgtttcaaagtccggagactaatccactgggccacaacgctccatctATGTATCGTTTGGGCAAATGCCGAgaggtaaatgaataaatctgtGGATAGGCATAGAAAGCATCTTATTAAATTTTGACTTTGAATCTTCTCACGACATTCTGGCATCTACTttgacaaaactttttttttcaactaccTCATAACGAATCATTTTTATATACTAGCACTTAATTAACCATAATTAAAGCTATTGTTACAACACCCGTGACAAAATGTTAGTAACATTTTGTCCCAATGATCAATTGGTCCTGATGATTAAGTTACCTTCTCCAGAAGTGCATCTCTGAGGTCCAGGATCCACTGCTTCCAGATACCCTCGCACCATCCATGTAGGATGAAGGTGATCCGTCTCTCACCAATCATCTCCAGCATCGTCTCCCTGGTCGCATTAGAGCGGACAACCGCTTGGGGAATCCCCTCTGTTTGACGCGTATAGATGACGTAATaggcagtggcggatccagaggggggcgccccgggcgcgcgcccccctattttcgccggattttttttttttttttttgatggttatatttactggattggtacaatgtagtcaatttcaagggctcgatctagtcaaaactatattttaacttacgctcatggcctttgtgttcgcacaaatgcacctctgtcatactgtattgcaatatgtaaattccggaattccagggcgcgcaagtcgattggttggaaagttgcaccacttgtaatcgggagttgcagtgcagtgaccagtgtgaagatgttggattggatatcattttttcccgaaattttgtgttttttgtaacatgcgtttgtccgtctttatggcaaatacatgtatattgtaagtaacagatcgcgagagaaagtgtcaacgatgcgaatgataatgtctatccccgagattattcttcactcaaagatgaagccctatatcgggcgccacgtgcgcagcattatcattctgccttggtcatgtacgttttcactgaaatgtataggtcagacatatttgtatttaatgtaaactaacttttacactttctggtagattcagaggcatattatccagggcgccccaactaagtttcgccgaagcaatcattcaaacgaattatcaaggagcaaaattgtatattctcaatcaccagtcgaccccactcagcgtttgctgtgtataggcagctatatgtcagcgtaaggagcgaagattttatgtgaaggggggggggggggggggagaataaaaatactttcgtgctggggaaaaacgtcccgaggacacattgtgtattgttaaaaagtagaaattgtgacattaaccccccttaccccattttaatgtttgataatctataggtttgctgattacaatatatctttaaaaaaaaattgccagcaaaatcgaaaaaaaaaatagttttaaaat
Protein-coding sequences here:
- the LOC121424064 gene encoding inactive pancreatic lipase-related protein 1-like; protein product: MLEMIGERRITFILHGWCEGIWKQWILDLRDALLEKEDLAVVMVDWSDGAESLNYLKAVQNMRVVGREVGKFIQLLHEYTNLPYDQFHLIGHSLGAHAAGFAGQMQPGLGRISALDAAGPSFEGTHEDCRLDETDALYVDAIHTDSGKLSEGGVGISQRVGHSDFYPNGGYAQPGCRWWMVGCSHARSHLYFIESVRLPQCRFAAIPCNSEEDFVAGRCRSCGENGCKLMGYYTDEHHNNGSFFLSTRGHSPYCTKMKFYWRRFYLLRQKRSAAMSPEGKGKKNRNSNLVPLS